A single window of Nicotiana sylvestris chromosome 5, ASM39365v2, whole genome shotgun sequence DNA harbors:
- the LOC104220418 gene encoding probable nucleolar protein 5-2: MLVLFETPAGFALFKVLDEGKLSKVEDLWKEFSSTDSARKVVKLKAFSKFENTSEALSAATLLIDSKPSKGLRKFLKAHCDGETLGVADSKLGNAIKEKLQIDCVHNNAVMELMRGVRSQLTELITGLGSQDLAPMSLGLSHSLSRYKLKFSPDKVDTMIVQAISLLDDLDKELNTYAMRVREWYGWHFPELAKIVQDNILYAKAVKLMGDRVNAAKLDFSEILPEEVEAELKEASMISMGTEVSDLDLENIKDLCSQVLSFSEYRAQLYDYLKSRMNTIAPNLTALVGELVGARLIAHGGSLLNLAKQPGSTVQILGAEKALFRALKTKHATPKYGLIYHASLIGQAAPKHKGKISRSLAAKTALAIRYDALADSQDNTMGLENRAKLEARLRALEGKELGKSAGSAKGKPKIEVYDKDRKKGAGALITPAKVYNPAADSVIGHTENEEKMSIDGQPSQIKEAAGEVPVTEGEKKKKKKKSAETEDNAVATDAAEPEDTGKKEKKKKKKHAEEVESVEVEKSKKKKRKHADADEDEAESTDKKKDKKKKKKKKTEE, encoded by the exons ATGTTGGTATTGTTTGAAACACCGGCAGGTTTTGCCCTTTTCAAAGTTTTGGATGAGGGAAAGCTCTCCAAAGTTGAG GATTTGTGGAAAGAGTTCTCCTCAACTGATTCTGCCCGAAAG GTTGTGAAGCTAAAAGCTTTCTCCAAGTTTGAGAACACCTCAGAAGCTCTGTCAGCAGCTACTTTGTTGATAGATAGCAAGCCCAGCAAAGGATTGCGCAAGTTTTTGAAAGCTCACTGTGATGGTGAAACTTTGGGTGTTGCTGATTCAAAACTTGGAAATGCAATTAAAGAGAAACTG CAAATTGACTGTGTTCACAATAATGCTGTCATGGAATTGATGAGAGGGGTGAGAAGTCAGTTGACTGAGCTCATAACTGGTCTTGGATCTCAAGACTTGGCTCCAATGAGCTTGGGTTTATCTCATAGTCTTTCAAGATACAAGCTAAAGTTTAGCCCTGACAAG GTGGATACGATGATTGTACAAGCCATTAGCTTGTTGGATGACCTTGATAAAGAGCTAAACACATATGCCATGAGGGTCCGAGAATGGTATGGTTGGCATTTTCCGGAGCTTGCAAAGATTGTACAAGATAACATTTTATATGCCAAGGCTGTGAAGTTGATGGGCGACCGTGTAAATGCGGCAAAGCTGGATTTCTCTGAG ATACTGCCAGAAGAGGTTGAGGCAGAATTGAAAGAGGCATCCATGATTTCCATGGGGACTGAAGTTAGTGATCTTGATCTGGAGAATATTAAAGATTTATGCAGCCAAGTTCTGTCATTCTCCGAGTACAGAGCTCAGTTATATGATTATTTGAAGAGCAGGATGAACACGATTGCCCCAAATCTTACGGCTCTAGTTGGAGAACTTGTTGGTGCTCGGCTTATTGCCCATGGCGGCAGCTTGTTGAATCTTGCAAAGCAACCTGGAAGTACAGTTCAGATACTTGGTGCTGAAAAGGCTCTTTTCAGAGCTTTAAAGACGAAGCATGCAACTCCGAAATACGGGCTTATATATCATGCTTCTTTGATTGGACAGGCAGCACCAAAACACAAGGGTAAAATCTCAAGATCTCTAGCAGCAAAAACTGCTTTGGCAATTCGATACGATGCTCTTGCTGATAGCCAAGATAATACCATGGGTTTGGAGAATCGGGCCAAG CTTGAAGCACGCTTAAGAGCCTTAGAGGGCAAAGAGTTGGGCAAGTCAGCTGGGTCTGCCAAAGGCAAACCAAAGATTGAAGTCTATGACAAGGATCGCAAAAAGGGTGCAGGAGCACTGATAACACCAGCTAAG GTTTACAACCCTGCTGCCGATTCTGTTATTGGACACACTGAGAATGAGGAGAAGATGAGTATAGATGGACAGCCATCTCAAATTAAGGAAGCAGCTGGGGAGGTTCCCGTCACtgaaggagagaagaaaaagaagaagaagaagtctgCAGAAACAGAGGATAATGCTGTAGCAACTGATGCTGCAGAACCCGAAGACACtgggaagaaggagaagaagaaaaagaagaagcatGCAGAGGAAGTCGAAAGCGTAGAAGTggaaaaaagtaagaaaaagaagaggaaacATGCTGATGCTGATGAGGATGAAGCAGAAAGCACGGataaaaagaaagacaagaagaagaagaagaagaagaagactgaAGAATAA